A stretch of Bacillus pseudomycoides DNA encodes these proteins:
- a CDS encoding cold-inducible protein YdjO-related protein has translation MYWKRNNKPVEDSEEIAVWECQTEECLGWMRKNFSLEEEPKCPLCKGDMESGTRLLQKL, from the coding sequence ATGTATTGGAAAAGAAATAACAAGCCTGTCGAAGATTCAGAAGAAATCGCCGTATGGGAATGTCAAACAGAAGAATGCTTAGGCTGGATGCGTAAAAACTTTTCTTTAGAAGAAGAACCAAAATGTCCTCTATGTAAAGGAGATATGGAGAGCGGAACACGACTACTACAAAAATTGTAG
- a CDS encoding peptide ABC transporter permease — translation MRKQRYIYFLFPIILLLIISFALPYFQKEPKAVEYRYNDKGEIVEAVPFPISRTHWFGTDREGEDLFYKVIDGAKYTILISFFVAVARVIISLLMSLFIRNDKWGFSFFQRVTVSLQFFPQSLFCILFLTPFIMYELRTKPIVTNIEVLCIQLVVLVFVAVTGMTRFFQKEVQQMWRQEYVISSLVLGGSRWHIFRTHIMKALQPQVIFQIGEQMVQVLLIMLHLAIFKLFLGGIKIVSGQAHDQFNIYFPYLNDWANLISYYYGELMLEPRIIVIPVMFYMILLFCMTKVVNGYKHNI, via the coding sequence ATGCGTAAACAGCGTTATATATACTTCTTATTTCCCATCATTTTATTACTTATCATTAGTTTTGCACTCCCATATTTTCAGAAGGAGCCTAAGGCAGTGGAATATCGATACAATGACAAAGGAGAAATTGTTGAAGCGGTACCTTTTCCAATTTCCCGTACACATTGGTTTGGAACAGATCGAGAAGGAGAAGATTTATTTTATAAAGTAATAGACGGAGCTAAGTATACTATTTTAATTTCATTTTTTGTGGCAGTTGCTAGAGTAATCATTTCTTTATTAATGAGTTTGTTTATTCGTAATGATAAGTGGGGGTTTTCTTTCTTTCAACGTGTTACTGTTAGCTTGCAATTTTTTCCGCAATCGTTATTTTGTATTTTATTTCTTACACCGTTTATCATGTATGAACTACGAACGAAACCTATTGTCACAAATATAGAAGTACTATGTATACAACTGGTTGTATTAGTGTTTGTGGCAGTTACAGGAATGACACGATTTTTTCAAAAAGAAGTTCAGCAAATGTGGAGACAAGAATATGTGATAAGTTCCCTTGTATTAGGAGGCAGCAGATGGCATATATTCCGAACTCATATTATGAAAGCATTACAACCGCAGGTTATATTTCAAATTGGAGAGCAGATGGTGCAAGTATTATTAATAATGTTACATCTTGCGATATTTAAATTGTTTTTAGGGGGAATAAAAATCGTTTCCGGGCAAGCTCATGATCAATTTAATATATACTTTCCGTACTTAAATGACTGGGCAAACTTAATTAGTTATTATTATGGGGAATTAATGCTAGAGCCAAGAATTATTGTGATCCCAGTTATGTTTTATATGATCCTTTTATTTTGTATGACGAAAGTTGTGAACGGGTATAAACACAATATATAA
- the hpt gene encoding hypoxanthine phosphoribosyltransferase produces MNIEIKDTLISAESLQAKVKELALQIERDFEGEEIVVIAVLKGSFIFAADLIRHIKNEVTIDFISASSYGNQTETTGKVKLLKDIDVNITGKNVIVVEDIIDSGLTLHFLKDHFLMHKPKNLKFCTLLDKPERRKVDLKAEYVGFQIPDEFIVGYGIDCAEKYRNLPYIASVVTDK; encoded by the coding sequence ATGAACATTGAAATAAAAGATACATTAATTTCTGCAGAATCATTACAAGCAAAAGTAAAAGAACTAGCACTACAAATTGAACGCGATTTTGAAGGAGAAGAAATCGTCGTTATCGCTGTATTAAAAGGTTCTTTCATATTTGCTGCTGATTTAATTCGTCACATTAAAAATGAAGTAACTATCGACTTTATTTCTGCATCTAGTTACGGCAACCAAACGGAAACAACAGGAAAAGTTAAGTTATTAAAAGATATCGATGTCAACATTACAGGCAAAAATGTAATTGTTGTAGAAGACATTATTGATTCAGGCTTAACACTTCACTTCTTAAAAGATCACTTCCTTATGCATAAGCCAAAAAACTTGAAATTCTGTACATTACTTGATAAACCAGAGCGCCGTAAAGTTGATTTGAAAGCAGAGTATGTAGGCTTCCAAATTCCAGATGAATTTATTGTTGGATACGGTATCGACTGTGCAGAAAAATATCGTAATTTACCATACATTGCTTCGGTTGTTACAGATAAATAA
- a CDS encoding ABC transporter permease subunit: MLKKITSIIFQLFIMLLLFVVIVSLPMLFINGKKVGIHIEYFFTHCFHVISALIHPEDLNMKMATQVATVSNNVQIFKIQEREVPLFPLIFHPYTYSLLLIFGALMVSICFSFVCSIITAIFPRYIQRVIEEAVFFLKTIPDIFLIFFLQLFMVSIYRYTGVLPLNPFSTTQNASIVLPILILAIIPTISLFQFQLLLIKEEEQKDYVMFARAKGFGSVYILCKHIFSNIVVSVVNHIESIVLNLITSLFVFEYMFNIKGLFSILISGQDPVVIVYLLLLFIMPTYGVILMLHWLRRRLYA, from the coding sequence ATGTTAAAAAAAATAACTTCGATAATTTTCCAATTATTTATTATGCTTCTGCTATTTGTAGTAATTGTGAGTCTTCCGATGTTATTTATAAATGGGAAGAAAGTTGGGATACATATAGAGTATTTTTTTACACACTGTTTTCATGTTATCTCTGCACTTATACATCCAGAAGATTTAAATATGAAAATGGCTACACAAGTAGCAACTGTTTCAAACAATGTGCAAATATTTAAGATACAAGAAAGGGAAGTGCCCTTATTCCCACTTATATTTCACCCATATACATATTCACTCTTACTTATATTTGGAGCACTTATGGTTTCTATCTGTTTCTCTTTTGTATGTAGTATTATTACTGCGATCTTCCCAAGATATATCCAGAGAGTAATAGAAGAAGCTGTATTTTTTCTTAAAACAATTCCAGATATCTTCTTGATTTTTTTTCTTCAACTTTTCATGGTAAGTATATATAGGTATACCGGGGTTTTACCATTAAATCCGTTTTCTACAACGCAAAATGCGTCTATTGTATTACCTATTCTCATTTTAGCTATTATACCTACAATTTCTTTATTTCAATTTCAACTGCTACTTATAAAGGAGGAGGAGCAGAAAGATTATGTTATGTTTGCGAGAGCGAAAGGCTTTGGGAGTGTGTATATTTTATGTAAGCATATTTTTAGTAATATCGTCGTTTCAGTTGTGAATCATATTGAATCCATAGTACTAAACTTGATAACGAGCTTATTCGTTTTTGAGTATATGTTTAACATAAAAGGTTTATTTTCGATTTTGATTAGCGGTCAAGATCCGGTGGTTATCGTATATTTGCTTTTGTTATTTATAATGCCTACGTATGGAGTCATATTAATGTTGCATTGGTTGAGGAGGAGGTTGTATGCGTAA